The sequence TTCCCATAATCAGTCTTTGGAATAACTATTTTGAGTTGCAAAGATTAAAAATCGCCAGGACAAATACTATTCTGCCGGAAGGGCTGATATCTCTTATTGCCAAATGTATTCCTTTACTTCAGCCTGGATCGATGATGTGCTCAATACCGGCTGGCCGTAGAAGGCGACAGAGAAAGGAATCTCGTTAACCTGGGAAAGAACGCCGAGCGAACTGCTGCCGTCCGTCAATATGGCATCAATTTCAGGCTCGTTTTTTAACAGGAAATCTGTATCGAGCGGTACTTTACCGGCATATACGGTCTTGGCGGCAAGCATTCTGCCGTCTTTGGCGTATATCCTTATTTCCACCTGCAGAGATTTCAGAGGTTTGTTTTCATTTTTTATTACGATACCTTTTATTACAAGGATCTGACCATTTTCTCCAATGTTGAAATACTTGAAAGAGGTGTCTGTATCTTTAATTGAGAAAGGATAAACCACTTCCTGCCTGGATGACTTGTCGCCTATTCCATCAAATATCTTCAGTCTTCCGGTTTTGCTGTAAGAAAGTATCAGTGCTATTGTTATTATGATCATTACAAATAGACCGGTCAGAGTATTTCTAAGGCTCCTCGGTTTGGTTTTTCTGTCAACAACCGGTTTCTCGGCAGTTGCTTGCTCGACAACCCGATGTTTGTCACCGGAAAAGGTCAGTCCTGTATCAAGCGGGGCGGATTCGAATTTTTCATCATATCCGTTTTGTTTTTTCTGAATATCTTCCGTTTCAGGTTTGCCTGATTCAGGTTCAAGAAGGTCGGGCAATTCTTTCTCAAGCGTGAAGATGTTGGAACATACGCTGCATCTCATTCTTATTCCCTTCTTTTGCAGAAGGGAATCGTCAACCTTGAATTTGCTTGAGCATTTCGGGCAGACTATTATCATTTTATCCCTGTTTTATTTCCTCTTCACTGAGTACGTATATCTGAGGCAGACCCCTGAATTTTTCGGCATAATCCAGTCCGTATCCCACAACAAAACCGTCATTTATCTTGAACCCGCAGAAGTCAGGACTGATATCAACCTCACGCCTGCAGGACTTATCAAGAAGCGTGCATAATTTCAAAGAATTGGGTTTCATGGAAGTCAGCATTTCATTAAAAGCATAAAGGGTATGCCCAGTGTCCAGTATATCATCAACAACTAGGACATCTTTTCCCTTTATATCAATCTTATGGTCCAGAGTTACTACCGGCCTGGTCTCAGGCATGTCCTTGTTGCCATATGTCGTTATTTTAACGAAATCGATATTGAACGGGATGCTGATATTTCTTGCCAGGTCGGATGCAAACATAAAAGAGCCTTTGAGAATTGCAAGGATATAAAGATTTTTCGACTGATATTCTTTGCTTATCTGCATGCCTATATTTTTGACTTTATCAGCTATTTTACTGGCACTGAAGAGTAATTCCATAATCATTTTATATAGTATGGCCGGAAATGTGTCAATGCAGTGATATCAAGCCCTTCCATGCTCTCCTTTCTCAAATTATAATCATATTAGTCGAGATTTTTCAGATACTGACTATAGCTTGCCATATAAGACAGAATGCTTGCCGCTTCCTCCGGTGTTGTAAGGCACATTGCCGGTCCATAGGATGTATGCTGCAAAGTCTGGATGCCTTCGCCCAGTGAAACCGAAATAATAGGTTTTCCTGTTTCCTTCTGCAGCCGTGCCATTTCCGAGATAAACTTGTTTTCAGTCTTGATATGGTCTTTTATTATTGAAAGTTTAAGCTCTTTGCTCAATATGCTTCCGAGGACCTTTTCCTGGGACTGTATGAAATCTTCAACTATTTTAAGTGTGCCGACAACACCCAGGGTGATAATGGAATCAATCATGTCCCAGTTTGCCAGGAGTTCCAGTGTCTTTAAATGCAGTTCAGGCTTGTTTTCACCTACAAGGTCTATCGGATTGGATTTGTTCCAGTATGCTGGGACATGCTTGTTCAATTCTTCGATGATATCTTCAGATAAAGGAGGAAGGACCAGGCCCTGGCTTTCACACTCATCAGCGGTGACGACACCCCAGCCGCCGCCCAGGCTCATTATTCCCACCCTGTTGGATTTAGGTATGGGAAGGTTCGTCATTGCTCCTGCCACATTGAGCAGTTCGGTAGGATTCTTGACCTGAATTATCCCGGTTTGTTTGAACATGGCAGTATATGTTTCAAATGATCCGGCCATTGCCCCTGAATGCGACTGGGCGGCTTTTGAACCTGTCTTGGATCTGCCTGTTTTCAGAGCCACTACAGGTTTTTTCCTTGTCGTTTTCCTTGCAATTTCCATGAACTGCCTGCCATTTTCCACACCTTCAAGGTACATGGCAATACCATTGACCTCATCCCTTTCTCCAAAATATTCCAGAAGCGTGCCGGCTTTGAGAATTGCCTCATTTCCCGTGCCTGCATAAAAACATACACCCATACCCCTGTTGATGGTCCATTGTATAATCTGGACGCCGATATTGCCGCTCTGGGAAATGACTCCAAGGCTTCCTTTGCCAGGGAAGACTGGTACGCCGATTGCAGTCAAACCGGCATGAGTTGATATCGACCCCATCGTATTCGGCCCCAGGAACACAAGACCCGAGTCTTTTGCAATTTCATTGATTTCTTGTTCAAGTTTCCTGCCTTCTTCTCCTGTTTCCTTAAATCCCGAGGATATTATAACAACCGATGTAGTACCCTTTTTTATGCAATCTTTCAGGGCGTTACAAACATGAACTGCGGGAATTGTTATTATTGCCAGATCAACCTTGTCTGGAACCGACTCAAGGTCCGGATAGGTCTTCAAGTCAAGGATCAGTTCCTTTTTTGTATTGATGGGGTATATTTTCCCCTTGAATCCTCCGCTTAATATTGCAGTTGTAATCATAAATCCCCATTTCCCGGGGATGTCCGAAGCACCTATGATTGCGACTGATTCGGGGAAAAACATTGCATCGAGTTTTTTTCTTAAGCTTTCATCCATATTTCATATCTCCTTGTCCGTGATTGTTGTCATTCAGGGGGTCCATAAATATATTGTTGCCCAATTAGTATAATTCTTTTATTATAAATTAAATATAAATCTTACTATTTTTTTCTGCAACAATAGGGGGGGCATCATGGAAGAAAAAAGATTACACGAAAGATTACCGGTCGATTTAAGGGCTCAGTATTATGAGGAGTCGCCTGAAACATACATAGGCCGTGTAAGCAATCTGAGCATGGGCGGTATGTTTATCAAAGTATCCAATCTGAGTAAATTAGGTGCATACGTTTTTATCGATATAGATGCTGAGAGTATAGGCAAGGTTGTCTGGACTCAGGGCCATGTTGTGAGAACCACGCCGTTTGGAATGGCAATTGAATTTAACAGGGCGGATACGAAAGGGCTGGAATCTCTGCTGTCTGCGGAAAAATCGATAATAAAGAAGAAGAAAGCATAAATCGTTAAATGCTTATGTAACTCTATCCGCAAAGTGCGTATCCAGGTTAATGTAGCGAAAAGTTCACTTTGGTATAAGATATTTTTTTAAAAAGCAGAAAACCCCTAATTATTCTTTGAGAACCTCACAGGTAACCTTGTTGACATAGTGCTCGCACATGGTTTATTTCAGATAATACATCTTAAATAAAGGAAGTGAGGAAGATGGAAGAAAAAGACTTGCAGCTCATAAACAAAATCATCCCGGAAAACCCTGAACTGAAAAAACTCTGGGAAGAGCACCTGGATTACAAGGTAAAACTCGATGAATTCAACAGGAAGAAATATCTCAGCGCAGAAGATGAACTGAAGCGAAGAGAAATACAGAAGCTGAAGCTTGCCGGTAAAGATAGAATTGAAGATATTCTAAGGATGCATAGAAAGTGAAGGTTATCCTTTCCTGAAAAGTTAAGGGGAATGCATGACGAAAATAAAGGGCGCACTGGCGCTCATCGAATCCCTCAGGTGCGAGGGCGTAAAGCATGTTTTCGGTTATCCGGGCGGAGCCGTCCTGGATATTTTCGACATGCTTTATGATGCAAAAGACATTGAGTTCATCCTTGTCAGGCATGAACAGGGTGCGGTTCATGCTGCCGACGGCTATGCCAGAGCAAGCGGAAATGTGGGAGTCTGCGTTGTCACTTCAGGGCCTGGTGCGACGAATACCGTCACAGGTCTTGCCACTGCATACATGGATTCCATTCCTGTTGTTGTATTTTCCGGTCAGGTATCGACACATCTGATTGGAAACGATGCCTTTCAGGAGGCAGATATCGTTGGCATCACAAGGTCATGCACGAAACATAATTTTTTAGTTAAAGACGTGAATCACCTTCCGAGGATAATAAAAGAAGCATTTTATATAGCCAGGACAGGAAGGCCAGGGCCTGTTCTGATTGACCTTCCCAAGGATGTCATGAATGCCCAGGTATTATTCAAATATCCGGAAGAAGTCCACCTGCGGGGATATTCGCCTACATATAAGGGACATCCGGGGCAGATCAAAAGGATTGTTGATACAATATTGAGGAGCAAAAGGCCTGTAATTTATGCCGGTGGCGGTATCATACTTTCAAATGCGGCGGATGAGTTGAGAGAATTTGCACGTACAACCCGCATACCGGTAGCCTTAACGCTTATGGGACTTGGCGCGTATCCGGCAGGTGAGAGAGGTTTTCTCGGGATGCTGGGGATGCACGGCACATACTATGCTAATATGGCCGTACATGAATCAGACTGTCTTATTTCGATTGGCGCCAGATTTGACGACCGTGTTACAGGCAAGATCGACGAATTCTCGCCAAAAGCAAAAGTCATCCATATAGATATCGATCCTACATCCATTAGCAAGAATGTAAAAGTGGACCTGCCCGTGGTCGGCGACTGCAGGAACGTACTGACAGACATGCTTGCTCTGCTTGAGAACAGATCAAAAGACGTTGATGAACTTCGAAGAGAAATCGAGCCCTGGAATAAAGAGATAGATTACTGGAAAGAGCATATGCCTCTCAAATACGATTCCTCTGATCAATTGATCAAGCCACAGTATGTTATTGAAACCATAGACAGGCTTTCCCCTGAAGATGCGATAATCACGACTGAAGTCGGACAGAATCAGATGTGGACTGCTCAGTTTTATAAATTCAACAAGCCGAGGCTGTTTCTTTCTTCCGGCGGTCTGGGGACAATGGGATATGGTTTCCCGGCGGCAATAGGCGCGCAGATTGCATTTCCGGAAAGGACTGTTATCGATATCGCCGGAGACGGCTCAATTCAGATGAATATTCAGGAGCTGGCGACGGCTGTACAATACAGTCTCAATGTGAAGGTAATGATTCTCAACAACTGCAACCTCGGGATGGTCAGGCAATGGCAGTGTCTGTTTTATAGAAAAAGGTATTCTCATACCGCCATGAATTTTTCTCCTGATTTTGTAAAACTGGCTGAGGCTTACGGGGCGAACGGGTTTCTTGTAGACAAACCGTCGGATGTGGAAAGTGCGATAAAAGAGGCATTTAAAATCAAGGGGCCGGTATTTGTTGACTTCAGAGTCGACCCGGATGAGCATGTGTATCCTATGGTGCCGTCCGGCGCTCCAATCAAGAATATGCTGCTTGTATGAGGATGAGGTAAGAGGATAGCATATTATGAAGCATGTAATATCTGTACTTGTTGACAATGAAGCCGGCGTCCTTACCAGGGTGTCAGGTCTTTTTTCAGGCCGGGGATTCAATATCGAATCCTTGAGCGTTGCCCCGACTCTTGATCCCAAGATTTCTATTATGGTTATCACGACAAGCGGCAATGAACAGGTGCTGGAACAGATAAAAAAGCAGCTTAACAAGCTCATAAATGTTATTAAAGTTGTCGACTATGTCGGCAAGGATTGTGTACAAAGGGAAATGGTGCTGATCAAGATTCAGGCTAGGGACGAAAACAGGGCCGAGGTGTTGAGGATTGCAGAGATATTCAGGGCAAAAGTGGTTGATATATGCCCGAAATCCTATACACTCGAACTCACGGGAGATAAAAACAAACTGGGCGGTTTCATAGAAATGTTGAAACCTATAGGAATAATAGATTTTATAAGGACAGGCACGGTAGTCATGGAAAGAGAAATGCAAGGAGGCGGAGTCGAGCTATGATGAAGGTATATTATGACAAGGATGCGAATCTTGATCTGATCAGATCAAAAAAGGTTGCCGTAATCGGATACGGCTCGCAGGGTTTCGCCCATTCCAACAACTTGAGGGATTCGGGTGTCGAAGTTGTTGTCGGATTGAGGGAGCAGAGCAGTTCATGGAAAAAAGCTGAAAATGCAGGCCTCAAGGTAATGGACATCAGTGATGCAGTTAAATGTTCCGATATCGTGATGATACTTCTTCCGGATGAGATTCAGCCCGAAATTTATAAAAAACAGATCGAACCTTATCTCAGGGATGGCATGTATCTGGCCTTTGCTCATGGATTCAATGTCAGGTACAAACAGATTGTTCCTCCTGCCGGGGTGAGCTGCTTCATGGTTGCCCCGAAATCTCCGGGGCATATGGTGAGGTTTGAGTATGCCCAGGGCCGGGGTGTTCCCATGCTGATTGCCGTTCAGAACGATGTTTCAGGCAATACTAAAGATATGGCCCTGTCATATGCTTGTGCGATAGGGGGAGGTAAAGCAGGCATCCTCGAGACAACATTCAAAGATGAGACTGAAACGGATCTGTTTGGCGAACAGGCGGTTTTGTGCGGCGGCGTGACTGCGCTCATCATGGCGGCCTTTGATACGCTGGTTGAAGCGGGATATGCCCCGGAACTTGCTTATTTCGAATGTCTGCATGAACTCAAACTGATCGTTGACCTGATATATGAAGGGGGCATCACTAATATGCGCTATTCTGTCAGTAATACTGCACAGTATGGCGACATTTCAAAAGGCCCTGTACTTATTGATAAGAATGTAAGGGAAAAAATGAAAGGGCTTCTCACGGATATTCAAAACGGGAAATTTGCCGAGGAGTGGATAAGTGAAAATGCCGCTGGAAGGCCTGTCTTCGATGATCTGACAAAGAAAGGAGAAGAGCACCTGATAGAAAAAGTGGGAGAAAAGCTCAGGGCAATGATGCCATGGCTCAAAGAAGGAAGAAAGGTAAACAGACAGGAGAACTGATCATGAAGAAAAGAAGATTCAGAAGATTTAGTAATGAAGGGTTGAAAAACAGAATCCCCTTATTGCCGAATTTTGTCACAACAATAGGGCTGTTTTTCGGATTCTTTTCAATAATGTTTTCACTGAAAGGTAATTTTTATAATTCTGCAATCATGATTGTTCTGGCTGGTTTCATCGATGGAGTTGACGGAAGAATAGCACGGGCAACCAATTCAACTTCAGCCTTCGGTAAGGAATATGATTCCCTGTGTGATCTTGTATGTTTCGGAGTAGCCCCATCAATAATGGTTTACCTGTGGGAACTTTCAGAATTCGGCAGGATGGGATTTCTTGCGGGTTTTGTTTATGTCGCCTGTGGTGCCTTGAGGCTGGCGCGTTTCAATACTGATACAACCGGCGACGGGACGAAATTTACCGGCCTTCCAATCCCTGTTGCAGCAGTGACGCTCGCCAGTATACTTCTTATTTATGGAACGATGGGTGAATATCAGAACATTCCATATGCGGTCTCGTTTATTGAATCGATCAAAGGTGTTCCTATTCTTGCAGGCGTTTTTTTCCTGGCATTTCTTATGGTCAGCACCATAAAATATCCGAGCTTCAAACATGTAACTTACATAAAGGCCCATCCGTTCCAGCTCCTGGTTGCAGGTGTGCTGCTGCTTATGGTGGTGGCTTACAAGCCTGAAATGATGGCTTTCCTCCTTACAATGACCTTCGTAATCGGCGGGGTAATTTCCAATATTATCCAGTACCTTTTCTTCAGGAACAGGAAGGCTGTAAGCGAGGAAATAAATGAAACCATCCCAAGAGAGAATCATAATATTTGACACAACATTGAGAGACGGAGAGCAGTCTCCGGGCGCCACAATGGATGTTCATGAAAAAATCATTGTGGCAAAACAGCTTGAACTTCTTGGTGTTGATAAGATTGAAGCCGGTTTTCCTGTAACATCACCGGGTGATTTCGACGCAGTGCAGGCGGTAGCATCGGAGATAAAAAAACCGCAGATAGTAGGACTTTGCCGCGCCAGAGAACAGGATATACTGAAGGCATGGGATGCTGTCAGGGAAGCTAAAAATCCGGGGCTTCATACATTTATTGCCACTTCTGATATCCATCTCAAGTACAAGCTCCGTATGGAAAGGGATGAGGTCCTCAGGCATGTTGAATATGCCGTTGGTTTATGCAGATCTCTTTCTCCGAACATAGAATTTTCAGCAGAGGATGCGACCCGCTCTGATTGGGATTTTCTTGCAGAAGTCTTCTCGGCGGCAATCGCTGCCGGTGCTGATACCCTGAATGTGCCCGATACCGTAGGATATACTACACCACAGGAATTTTCCGACCTAATCAGACATCTGGTAAACAAGGTTAAAGATATTAATAAGGTCACTATCTCCGTTCACTGCCATAATGATCTGGGGCTTGCCACAGCGAATTCAATAGCTGCTGTTCTGGCTGGCGCCCGTCAAATCGAATGTACAATAAACGGTATTGGTGAACGTGCGGGCAATACGTCACTCGAGGAAGCGGTGATGATCATGAATGTCCGCAAAGACCTTTATCATCTGAAGAATGGAATCGATACCTCTCAGATTTACCCGGCAAGCCGTCTGGTATCTCATATAACAGGTATTCCAGTGCAGCCGAACAAGGCGATAGTCGGGGCGAATGCATTTGCACATGAATCAGGCATCCATCAGGATGGTTTTCTGAAAGAGCGCACCACCTATGAAATAATGACACCCGAAACAGTGGGCATTGGCAAATCTCAGCTTGTTCTGGGAAAACACTCAGGGAAGCATGCGCTGGACAACCGGCTGAAGGGTATGGGTTACAATCTCAATGAAGATGAGTTGAAAAAGGTATTCAGCCGCTTCAAGGAGATATCTGATAAAAAGAAGAAGGTTTATGATGCAGATATCGAGGCGATAGTAATTGAAGAAATCTACAGGATTCCGGACAGGTATGAATTGAAGAATATAAATGTCAGTTCAGGAACGGTTACGATTCCGACGGCAACTGTTCAGCTGAGTATTGATGGTGAGGTTTCGCTGGATGCAGGTTTTGGAAACGGACCTGTAGACGCACTGTTCAAGACCATCATAAAAATGACCGGGTACAATGCGGAACTTCAGAGATTCAGTGTGAGTTCGATAACAGGCGGGACAGATGCCCAGGGTGAGGTTGCTGTTGAACTGAAAGACCGCGATCTGGTATCTATTGGTCATGGTTCCGACCCCGATATACTTGTTGCATCGGCAAAAGCGCTGGTAAATGCGATAAATAAAATGGAATTCATAAAAAAAAGAAAGGGCATATAAAAGGCAAAGGGGAATAATCAATTGGGAATGACAATAACTGAAAAGATACTGTCCGCACATATGGATGGTAAAAAAATTGTACCGGGTGAATTCATCCGTCTTTCGGTCGACGTAATACTGGCTAACGATATAACCGCCCCTATAGCTATCAGGGAATTCTATAATTCAGGAGTACAAAATATTCACGATCCTGACAGGATCGTATTCGTGCTTGATCACTTTACTCCGAATAAAGATATAGACTCTGCTAATCAATGCAAACTGATCAGGGAATTTGCGGGAAAACACGGAATAAAAAATTTTTTTGACGGCGGAAACTGCGGCGTGGAACACGCACTTCTGCCGGAGAAAGGCCTTGTACTTCCGGGTGATGTTGTTATCGGGGCGGACAGCCATACCTGCACATACGGCGGACTTGGAGCATTTGCAACGGGAGTCGGCAGTACTGACATTGCTGCGGCAATGATAACCGGTCAGGTATGGTTTATGGTGCCTGAGACCATG is a genomic window of Desulfomonilia bacterium containing:
- the pssA gene encoding CDP-diacylglycerol--serine O-phosphatidyltransferase, coding for MKKRRFRRFSNEGLKNRIPLLPNFVTTIGLFFGFFSIMFSLKGNFYNSAIMIVLAGFIDGVDGRIARATNSTSAFGKEYDSLCDLVCFGVAPSIMVYLWELSEFGRMGFLAGFVYVACGALRLARFNTDTTGDGTKFTGLPIPVAAVTLASILLIYGTMGEYQNIPYAVSFIESIKGVPILAGVFFLAFLMVSTIKYPSFKHVTYIKAHPFQLLVAGVLLLMVVAYKPEMMAFLLTMTFVIGGVISNIIQYLFFRNRKAVSEEINETIPRENHNI
- a CDS encoding PilZ domain-containing protein, which translates into the protein MEEKRLHERLPVDLRAQYYEESPETYIGRVSNLSMGGMFIKVSNLSKLGAYVFIDIDAESIGKVVWTQGHVVRTTPFGMAIEFNRADTKGLESLLSAEKSIIKKKKA
- a CDS encoding CoA-binding protein — protein: MDESLRKKLDAMFFPESVAIIGASDIPGKWGFMITTAILSGGFKGKIYPINTKKELILDLKTYPDLESVPDKVDLAIITIPAVHVCNALKDCIKKGTTSVVIISSGFKETGEEGRKLEQEINEIAKDSGLVFLGPNTMGSISTHAGLTAIGVPVFPGKGSLGVISQSGNIGVQIIQWTINRGMGVCFYAGTGNEAILKAGTLLEYFGERDEVNGIAMYLEGVENGRQFMEIARKTTRKKPVVALKTGRSKTGSKAAQSHSGAMAGSFETYTAMFKQTGIIQVKNPTELLNVAGAMTNLPIPKSNRVGIMSLGGGWGVVTADECESQGLVLPPLSEDIIEELNKHVPAYWNKSNPIDLVGENKPELHLKTLELLANWDMIDSIITLGVVGTLKIVEDFIQSQEKVLGSILSKELKLSIIKDHIKTENKFISEMARLQKETGKPIISVSLGEGIQTLQHTSYGPAMCLTTPEEAASILSYMASYSQYLKNLD
- a CDS encoding DUF465 domain-containing protein, whose protein sequence is MEEKDLQLINKIIPENPELKKLWEEHLDYKVKLDEFNRKKYLSAEDELKRREIQKLKLAGKDRIEDILRMHRK
- the ilvC gene encoding ketol-acid reductoisomerase, yielding MKVYYDKDANLDLIRSKKVAVIGYGSQGFAHSNNLRDSGVEVVVGLREQSSSWKKAENAGLKVMDISDAVKCSDIVMILLPDEIQPEIYKKQIEPYLRDGMYLAFAHGFNVRYKQIVPPAGVSCFMVAPKSPGHMVRFEYAQGRGVPMLIAVQNDVSGNTKDMALSYACAIGGGKAGILETTFKDETETDLFGEQAVLCGGVTALIMAAFDTLVEAGYAPELAYFECLHELKLIVDLIYEGGITNMRYSVSNTAQYGDISKGPVLIDKNVREKMKGLLTDIQNGKFAEEWISENAAGRPVFDDLTKKGEEHLIEKVGEKLRAMMPWLKEGRKVNRQEN
- the ilvN gene encoding acetolactate synthase small subunit; this translates as MKHVISVLVDNEAGVLTRVSGLFSGRGFNIESLSVAPTLDPKISIMVITTSGNEQVLEQIKKQLNKLINVIKVVDYVGKDCVQREMVLIKIQARDENRAEVLRIAEIFRAKVVDICPKSYTLELTGDKNKLGGFIEMLKPIGIIDFIRTGTVVMEREMQGGGVEL
- the ilvB gene encoding biosynthetic-type acetolactate synthase large subunit, with translation MTKIKGALALIESLRCEGVKHVFGYPGGAVLDIFDMLYDAKDIEFILVRHEQGAVHAADGYARASGNVGVCVVTSGPGATNTVTGLATAYMDSIPVVVFSGQVSTHLIGNDAFQEADIVGITRSCTKHNFLVKDVNHLPRIIKEAFYIARTGRPGPVLIDLPKDVMNAQVLFKYPEEVHLRGYSPTYKGHPGQIKRIVDTILRSKRPVIYAGGGIILSNAADELREFARTTRIPVALTLMGLGAYPAGERGFLGMLGMHGTYYANMAVHESDCLISIGARFDDRVTGKIDEFSPKAKVIHIDIDPTSISKNVKVDLPVVGDCRNVLTDMLALLENRSKDVDELRREIEPWNKEIDYWKEHMPLKYDSSDQLIKPQYVIETIDRLSPEDAIITTEVGQNQMWTAQFYKFNKPRLFLSSGGLGTMGYGFPAAIGAQIAFPERTVIDIAGDGSIQMNIQELATAVQYSLNVKVMILNNCNLGMVRQWQCLFYRKRYSHTAMNFSPDFVKLAEAYGANGFLVDKPSDVESAIKEAFKIKGPVFVDFRVDPDEHVYPMVPSGAPIKNMLLV
- a CDS encoding zinc-ribbon domain-containing protein produces the protein MIIVCPKCSSKFKVDDSLLQKKGIRMRCSVCSNIFTLEKELPDLLEPESGKPETEDIQKKQNGYDEKFESAPLDTGLTFSGDKHRVVEQATAEKPVVDRKTKPRSLRNTLTGLFVMIIITIALILSYSKTGRLKIFDGIGDKSSRQEVVYPFSIKDTDTSFKYFNIGENGQILVIKGIVIKNENKPLKSLQVEIRIYAKDGRMLAAKTVYAGKVPLDTDFLLKNEPEIDAILTDGSSSLGVLSQVNEIPFSVAFYGQPVLSTSSIQAEVKEYIWQ
- the hpt gene encoding hypoxanthine phosphoribosyltransferase — its product is MELLFSASKIADKVKNIGMQISKEYQSKNLYILAILKGSFMFASDLARNISIPFNIDFVKITTYGNKDMPETRPVVTLDHKIDIKGKDVLVVDDILDTGHTLYAFNEMLTSMKPNSLKLCTLLDKSCRREVDISPDFCGFKINDGFVVGYGLDYAEKFRGLPQIYVLSEEEIKQG
- a CDS encoding 2-isopropylmalate synthase, which codes for MKPSQERIIIFDTTLRDGEQSPGATMDVHEKIIVAKQLELLGVDKIEAGFPVTSPGDFDAVQAVASEIKKPQIVGLCRAREQDILKAWDAVREAKNPGLHTFIATSDIHLKYKLRMERDEVLRHVEYAVGLCRSLSPNIEFSAEDATRSDWDFLAEVFSAAIAAGADTLNVPDTVGYTTPQEFSDLIRHLVNKVKDINKVTISVHCHNDLGLATANSIAAVLAGARQIECTINGIGERAGNTSLEEAVMIMNVRKDLYHLKNGIDTSQIYPASRLVSHITGIPVQPNKAIVGANAFAHESGIHQDGFLKERTTYEIMTPETVGIGKSQLVLGKHSGKHALDNRLKGMGYNLNEDELKKVFSRFKEISDKKKKVYDADIEAIVIEEIYRIPDRYELKNINVSSGTVTIPTATVQLSIDGEVSLDAGFGNGPVDALFKTIIKMTGYNAELQRFSVSSITGGTDAQGEVAVELKDRDLVSIGHGSDPDILVASAKALVNAINKMEFIKKRKGI